From Nicotiana tabacum cultivar K326 chromosome 20, ASM71507v2, whole genome shotgun sequence, one genomic window encodes:
- the LOC107775926 gene encoding sucrose transport protein SUC3 isoform X1 encodes MDAVSIRVPYKNLKQEVELVNVDESSRFTHLEIHSDSSSPPRVSNGESHDSHSPPQPPPVRNSLLTLILSCTVAAGVQFGWALQLSLLTPYIQTLGIEHAFSSFIWLCGPITGLVVQPCVGIWSDKCHSKYGRRRPFIFVGAVMISIAVIIIGFSADIGYLLGDTKEHCSTFKGTRSRAAIVFVVGFWMLDLANNTVQGPARALLADLSGPDQRNTANAVFCSWMAVGNILGFSAGASGGWHRWFPFLTNRACCEPCGNLKAAFLVAVVFLTLCTLVTLHFAKEVPLSLKQTNRLSDSAPLLDSPQNTSFDLSQSKTELQSINNVTNNESEVGHVTINSPKNEDQRHEQDQGDSFTDSPGAVLVNLLTSLRHLPPAMHSVLIVMALTWLSWFPFFLFDTDWMGREVYHGDPKGEAAEVKAYNQGVREGAFGLLLNSVVLGITSFFIEPMCKWIGSRLVWAVSNLIVFACMASTAIISVVSISAHSRGVQHVIEATESTKIASLVVFSLLGIPLAVTYSVPFSITAELTADAGGGQGLAIGVLNLAIVVPQMIVSLGAGPWDALFGGGNVPAFVLASLSALAAGIFAMLRLPNLSSNYKSTGFHFG; translated from the exons ATGGATGCGGTGTCGATAAGAGTACCGTACAAGAATTTAAAGCAGGAAGTGGAATTAGTTAACGTTGATGAATCATCTCGGTTTACTCATTTAGAGATCCACAGTGATTCATCTTCTCCTCCTAGGGTTTCCAATGGCGAATCACACGATTCACATTCTCCTCCTCAGCCGCCGCCTGTACGGAACAGTTTACTCACTTTAATTCTCAGTTGCACCGTCGCCGCCGGTGTTCAGTTCGGTTGGGCCTTGCAACTCTCTCTCCTCACTCCTTACATTCAG ACACTTGGCATAGAGCATGCCTTCTCTTCTTTTATTTGGCTTTGCGGTCCTATTACAGGCCTTGTG GTACAACCTTGTGTAGGTATATGGAGTGATAAATGTCATTCGAAATATGGCAGAAGAAGGCCTTTCATTTTTGTTGGAGCTGTCATGATATCTATTGCT GTGATAATTATCGGGTTTTCTGCAGACATAGGATACTTATTGGGGGACACAAAAGAGCATTGCAG CACTTTCAAAGGCACTCGCTCTAGAGCGGCTATTGTCTTCGTTGTTGGGTTTTGGATGCTCGATCTTGCTAATAATACTGTGCAG GGTCCAGCTCGAGCTCTTTTGGCAGATTTGTCAG GTCCTGATCAAAGAAATACTGCAAACGCTGTGTTCTGCTCCTGGATGGCTGTTGGAAACATTCTTGGATTTTCTGCTGGAGCCAGTGGAGGTTGGCACAG ATGGTTTCCCTTTTTGACAAATAGAGCTTGTTGTGAGCCATGTGGAAATCTCAAAGCAGCGTTCTTAGTTGCAGTG GTCTTTTTGACTCTATGCACGTTGGTAACTCTCCACTTTGCCAAAGAAGTCCCGCTGTCACTCAAGCAAACCAATCGCTTATCAGATTCTGCTCCTCTGTTGGATAGTCCACAGAATACTAGCTTTGACCTTTCTCAATCAAAAACGGAGTTACAATCTATAAATAATGTGACCAATAATGAATCTGAGGTGGGTCATGTAACCATTAATAGTCCAAAGAATGAAGACCAGAGACATGAGCAGGATCAAGGTGATAGCTTCACTGATAGCCCTGGAGCGGTTTTGGTTAATCTATTGACCAGCTTACGACATTTGCCTCCCGCAATGCATTCGGTTCTCATTGTCATGGCTCTGACTTGG TTGTCCTGGTTTCCCTTTTTCCTCTTTGACACGGATTGGATGGGGAGAGAAGTCTATCATGGGGACCCGAAAGGAGAAGCAGCTGAAGTAAAAGCATATAACCAAGGTGTCAGAGAAGGTGCATTTGGTTTGCTATTGAATTCT GTTGTTCTTGGCATTACCTCCTTTTTTATTGAGCCAATGTGCAAGTGGATTGGTTCCAGACTTGTTTGGGCTGTGAGCAACCTCATTGTATTTGCCTGCATGGCCAGCACCGCTATCATTAGCGTGGTTTCTATCAGTGCACATTCGCGAGGAGTTCAACATGTGATTGAAGCTACTGAATCAACTAAAATTGCTTCTTTGGTTGTTTTCTCGCTTCTTGGCATTCCTCTTGCT GTCACTTACAGTGTTCCTTTCTCTATCACAGCAGAGTTGACAGCTGATGCTGGTGGTGGTCAAG GGTTGGCAATAGGAGTCCTAAATCTTGCAATTGTTGTACCGCAG ATGATTGTTTCACTTGGTGCCGGTCCATGGGATGCTTTGTTTGGTGGAGGGAACGTACCGGCATTTGTCTTGGCATCTTTATCTGCACTTGCTGCTGGCATTTTTGCAATGCTCAGACTACCAAATTTATCAAGTAATTACAAATCAACTGGCTTCCACTTTGGTTGA
- the LOC107775926 gene encoding sucrose transport protein SUC3 isoform X2, with protein MSFEIWQKKAFHFCWSCHDIYCYIGYLLGDTKEHCSTFKGTRSRAAIVFVVGFWMLDLANNTVQGPARALLADLSGPDQRNTANAVFCSWMAVGNILGFSAGASGGWHRWFPFLTNRACCEPCGNLKAAFLVAVVFLTLCTLVTLHFAKEVPLSLKQTNRLSDSAPLLDSPQNTSFDLSQSKTELQSINNVTNNESEVGHVTINSPKNEDQRHEQDQGDSFTDSPGAVLVNLLTSLRHLPPAMHSVLIVMALTWLSWFPFFLFDTDWMGREVYHGDPKGEAAEVKAYNQGVREGAFGLLLNSVVLGITSFFIEPMCKWIGSRLVWAVSNLIVFACMASTAIISVVSISAHSRGVQHVIEATESTKIASLVVFSLLGIPLAVTYSVPFSITAELTADAGGGQGLAIGVLNLAIVVPQMIVSLGAGPWDALFGGGNVPAFVLASLSALAAGIFAMLRLPNLSSNYKSTGFHFG; from the exons ATGTCATTCGAAATATGGCAGAAGAAGGCCTTTCATTTTTGTTGGAGCTGTCATGATATCTATTGCT ACATAGGATACTTATTGGGGGACACAAAAGAGCATTGCAG CACTTTCAAAGGCACTCGCTCTAGAGCGGCTATTGTCTTCGTTGTTGGGTTTTGGATGCTCGATCTTGCTAATAATACTGTGCAG GGTCCAGCTCGAGCTCTTTTGGCAGATTTGTCAG GTCCTGATCAAAGAAATACTGCAAACGCTGTGTTCTGCTCCTGGATGGCTGTTGGAAACATTCTTGGATTTTCTGCTGGAGCCAGTGGAGGTTGGCACAG ATGGTTTCCCTTTTTGACAAATAGAGCTTGTTGTGAGCCATGTGGAAATCTCAAAGCAGCGTTCTTAGTTGCAGTG GTCTTTTTGACTCTATGCACGTTGGTAACTCTCCACTTTGCCAAAGAAGTCCCGCTGTCACTCAAGCAAACCAATCGCTTATCAGATTCTGCTCCTCTGTTGGATAGTCCACAGAATACTAGCTTTGACCTTTCTCAATCAAAAACGGAGTTACAATCTATAAATAATGTGACCAATAATGAATCTGAGGTGGGTCATGTAACCATTAATAGTCCAAAGAATGAAGACCAGAGACATGAGCAGGATCAAGGTGATAGCTTCACTGATAGCCCTGGAGCGGTTTTGGTTAATCTATTGACCAGCTTACGACATTTGCCTCCCGCAATGCATTCGGTTCTCATTGTCATGGCTCTGACTTGG TTGTCCTGGTTTCCCTTTTTCCTCTTTGACACGGATTGGATGGGGAGAGAAGTCTATCATGGGGACCCGAAAGGAGAAGCAGCTGAAGTAAAAGCATATAACCAAGGTGTCAGAGAAGGTGCATTTGGTTTGCTATTGAATTCT GTTGTTCTTGGCATTACCTCCTTTTTTATTGAGCCAATGTGCAAGTGGATTGGTTCCAGACTTGTTTGGGCTGTGAGCAACCTCATTGTATTTGCCTGCATGGCCAGCACCGCTATCATTAGCGTGGTTTCTATCAGTGCACATTCGCGAGGAGTTCAACATGTGATTGAAGCTACTGAATCAACTAAAATTGCTTCTTTGGTTGTTTTCTCGCTTCTTGGCATTCCTCTTGCT GTCACTTACAGTGTTCCTTTCTCTATCACAGCAGAGTTGACAGCTGATGCTGGTGGTGGTCAAG GGTTGGCAATAGGAGTCCTAAATCTTGCAATTGTTGTACCGCAG ATGATTGTTTCACTTGGTGCCGGTCCATGGGATGCTTTGTTTGGTGGAGGGAACGTACCGGCATTTGTCTTGGCATCTTTATCTGCACTTGCTGCTGGCATTTTTGCAATGCTCAGACTACCAAATTTATCAAGTAATTACAAATCAACTGGCTTCCACTTTGGTTGA